The genomic window aaaagaaccCGGTGCTAGTTCGGTGCCGGTGCTAGAGCCAGTGcttaactggttccaacctggtgcCTCTGAAGAACCGGTTTGCTTTTTCATAGGTCAAGAGCCAAGCGGAGCCAAATCAGAGCCGCGTCATTACGTCGTCGTAAAACGTGATCACGTGATTGGATCTAGTGCGGGACTCGGGAGACGCTCGACCAGCAGTAAGCGCTGCACTTGTGTATACAGCCTGTTGCAATCCACAggcgaaaaacacaaatattcactctaTGGCATTtgtcataaacataaatatgtggattTCTATATTGCATACGTAGAAACATAATACAACGATAGCCTGTAAACAGAtaattagtgaggtcagcagaACAGTATTGTTACCCAAGTTTAAGTGAGGCATAGGAAAACACGGACAAAGTGAACTTtatgcatttcaaatgggtttattcacactgaagtaaaaaaaaataggctcaaataaaaaaataataaaaaaaaaaagctttaaaaactttacaaaagggaagaaaaatccaggtgctgttgctgtgaatctgcctcctcgtccatggacaataactgtaaagaacaaaacaaagaaacagtgcattaatttgacatgttctccataatgtggacaataaccctgtctactggaacacggttctgTTAACTACTGGGTTCAGTTCTGCCTTTTATCAACCCACCAAGGAAACGGCGTTTCGGAGACAAGACGTAAATGTTATTGTTAGCTTGTTGTTAACATACCAGTAGCTAGTGTTTTAACATCCATAACTTTTGTAGATCACTTTAATCTCTAAAGTTGACTTTTTGTGAGCCATTAACCATGTGCCTGAGAAATAAACCTTACCAGTATCGTTTGAAGCTGTTTGAACAACAGACTCGTCCACAATCCAAAGCCTCCAGTCCGTGTCTGCtgtgtcccagttcagtgcacTGGTAGTCGGATTCACCGGCCATTCTGACCCTgaaaaactgcaacagaacaaatTAAGAAACAAATGGAAGTCAAGGGATAAATCAATTAAAAGATCATCATTGTGGTTGTAGATAAAGGTAAACTGGATGAACCTCAAAAACAGACACTTTAATCtataatcactgaaaaacaatgcagttgttcAAAGATATCAGACAAAAACCTTTAATAAATCATCTGTTAGATTACATTAATGTAGTGTTCAGCTCATAAATGCCTAAAGTTTtattatgtttaaccctttatcctcATATCTGTTTAATCCATCAGATGATCAGTAACACCATAGTTATTATTGTTTGAGTCTGATCTGTTCTTGGTTTGTTTCCTCTGTTCACTCTGTGGTCAGATggatgcaaagaaaaaaacagaaatgcagaaCATAGAGGTGTTAGAAACTTTTCACAGCAGCTATGATGAAAAAAAGAGGAGTTTATTTAGTGTGTGGCCATCAGACCAATAATAACCTGAATTTAGTCAAACTATTGCACAGTAAAACACTAGAATATGGtaagaaataaaacaggaaatcttGTATTTATACAGATGTGAGAAACACAAAAACtgatttaacattttttacatcACACTATACATCAGTTTTGTTATGAAGTACATTTGAGTGATTTATTGATTAAAATACTTTTAGATGGCTTCGGATAATGGTTCTAACCAAACCAGCACATGTTAGAACTCATTAAGTTTTGGAAAGCTGCAGATCTCATCtacggaaaaaaaaactgtagtcaATTACAAACCAGAATGATTGACAGAGGTTTGCTGTTCACACAGTTTTAATATGTAACTTTCACAATAAAAATCATTCTGTTCATGTAAATAAAGATCTACAGTACCTGTAACAGAGAGAAGGAAGACGATAAATCCACTTGCTGATGTTAAACTCATTGTTGTTGCTGTTCTCATCTCACTGTCTGACTCTGACTTCAGATGAATTAAAAGATGTtaacagatacattttaaaaaagcgTCAGATAATCAGTAAATAATTGAACTTACTGGAATGGGTGTTTTCTTGTCCAGATGCCTCTCCTCTGTGGTCACTGAACTGAACATGAGGTTGTTAAACAGCTTTATTTCCTTCCTACTTTAACATTAATATTCATGCTAAGATAAATGTCATggttaaaaaaagctaaaactattTAGAGCAAAGCTTGAAACATTTTAATATACCAACTGAATCTGATGAACTCTAATAGTTTCACCTTCCAGTAACAACCCTCAGTCACACACATAGAAACAGCTCTGACAGGAAAGAAAACCTGTTACATCCTGTGTAGCTCAAGGCTCAGTCTGTTATTTCCTGTGATGTGGTATTTGACAATTTATACAGGGTGTGAAGATGAAAAACACAGCCAGAAAATCATAACgcttaaaaacagataaaattgaaCTATGATTAAATACAACCCCAGTTACAAAAAAGTTGGGTTATGGAgcaaaaatgtgaagaaaaaaaaaagcaaaaacagaatacatatatacaaagaatagattttttttacacagaACGGATACACAGAAtggattttataaaaaaaaaaaaaaaaaaacataaaggatgtgaaagggattattttgtgttttgGGGGCAAaagtgaccacatttggacaaaaTGGGTGGGGCTATGGGATTGCAAGTATGAGCTACAACTACAATGTAGCTGTCTGTCAAGAAAAGATTTGATTAAATTAACAGAAGCTTCAGAGGTCCAACTTTCCAAACTGTCAATCACGCCTTTCAATCAATGCCTTCTGTTTGACTTGTGATCTTATTAATGGAGGAAAAGGTTAAAGATGGAACACATTACTTATTAGAAATTCCAAAAACAATAACTGAGAAAAAACCACTCCtagaaaaaaatgactgaaaaagtttagagagaagttcagtgtgAGTCCATGGGAGACAAGGCTCTTAGGAGCAGCCTCTAGTGGCCATGAGTGGTATTACACATTTCACTTTGGAGCCGAGGTCCTTGGTCCTTTGGGTTTCTTGACTGTGCTGTACAATACAGCTGAATCCTCTGCAGTTTCCTTAACTCTGTCTCTGACATAGAAATAGAAGATTAATCAGGTGATTGTAAATTGATTTGATGTTTAAATACAAGAGAATGTCAGATCTCACCTCCGCTTTTTGCTGTTGTTATGAAATGGGAGAGCAGAGTACTCAGTAAATGTTGGTTCCTTCTTGTGTCTTGGGCACCgagctggtccagtgttggaGTAAACTGGATCCTCCTTGTTCTGAGAGAAGTTGACGGAGGCGTAATGAAGGTTGTCCTGCTCCTCTGGGTGTCTGTGATTAGGTGGACACTGCACAGACAAAAATACTGTGAAGGAAACATTTCACCTGCGTACGACTTTATTTTAAATGGTGCATTCAGAGAGAGGACGGCAATCTGCTGAAAAGACCAATATGACAGAAAACAACGTTGAAGATATTCTATCAACATGTCAGCAAATGACAGAAAGGGGATATAAAACAGGTGAAAAAAGCAGGACAACTTCTGGTGAATGTAATCACATCATGAGTTGGTTTGAGTGAAGAACATGATGAGCTGCAGTCAGATGACATTTTCCAGAACAGCTTagttttgtactaaaacacatCTGTTCTCACCTGTTGGCTGTTGTCCGCTCTGTCTTCAGGTTCAGATGATGTTTTCAAAGCCCTCCATCTTCTAGAGAAACACACAATGAAGAAACAAATGCAGCTCAGACACATACAAATCCATTGGTTACCACATAGATCATGCACTGCTTCCCTTTTTCTTCGACATGAATCTAAAAGGAATCAGTTTGTCGTCTAAACATGTATCGGCTAATGTCACAAGAACCAGACTTTACACTCCACTGCTGCCCCTTCATTCACTTCATGTTAAACATcacttcattctttcattctctGCTGACTGAGGTGCACAAGCTGTTCatgacagtttctttttttttttttttattaaacctgTCCTTCCTAAATCTGATGTGTGTGGAATAATACACTACAACCAGTGAAGGAATGAATAGGAACACCAAAATGAGTTTTACCAAAAGAAAATGCTGTCTGATAAAACGGTGAACACAATCTAAACCGACACTGAACTTTTCTAGATGAGCCTTATCATTTCTCTGCtgtgatgtgtgtgttctgtgatctTTGTCATCAGTGGATATTTAGTGAATTCCACAAACTACAGTTGTGCTTTTCAATAACCTTTTGTCAGGGCTGGTTGTGTGTTCTTTTATATTTGAAGTGTTTTAGTAGCTATGAATACTGAACCTTCCAGACACAGATATGTTTATATTACAATCACTTCAGACACATTCACTGTTCTCAGGTCACTATTGTgagaatattatcattattactgaaCCTCTGGTGAATAAGACCAGTCAGTTTAAAACAGGAGAATATTCAATTACGTTTTACATTAGATATCAAtatattatgtgtttttaataAATTGACATTACTTTGTGGAAACTTCTTCATTTtgacattactattattattattattattattattattattattattattattattattattattattagttgttgttttctgttgtaAAATTATTAACAAACATGCTACATTACTTTGACTATCATCATAGTTGAACTAGCAATAAAAGGGGAAAACATCCAAGGAGTTGAATAACTTCCATGCACTGCATAAGGTCTTGGTCTTACCATGTATAAACTGAAAGTCACTAAAACCCTGAACAGAACTACTTTTCCTCCCAGCTTGGACTGAAAGCAGTTCCCCAAAAGCACCACAGTTTCAAAGCTTCGATACTCTTTGgggttttatttaaaaaactgaAGAAGTGGCTGATGGTCCAAACTATATTAAGTTATTCCATGACGCATGATTTCAAGGAATTCTCTGGTGAAATTTAATTTACCTGACGAATATGAAGACAGAGATGAGGATTATGAGAAGGAGAATGGCAACAGTCACTCCAGCTGCTACTGATTTCCATTTGtctgaaaaaagaagaagaaaacactgaaagataaaaacaacaaagagaGAAACACAGCACATGTTCACAGTATTAAACAGACTTGATGAGGTGTTAAAACttgtaaatacaaatacaaagaaaaactTTAAACTGCTGTAAGTCTAAAAAAACGTCCTGGCTTTCTctacaaaatgatttataaatgtgagttaaaaagttcaaaaatatttacaaagtgTGACTCTcactgtgtttttagtttttttttttttttctgagtatgCGTGCAGTTAAATACAAACACTCACATGATACAACAATCAGATGTGAGGAGGAGTtctggatggatagatggatggtttTACTCACATTTCACATCAATATAGACGTATTCTGACATCTTCAACCCCAGACTGTTCTCAGCTACACATGAATATGATCCATAGTCAGAGGAGGTGATGAAGCTGAGGACAAACTGCTGTCCTTCACCTCTTGACTGAAGTTGATTCTTTCCTCTCTTGTACCAGgtgtatttagtaacaggtgggttTGCATCACTGGTACAGGTCAGAGTCACTGAACTGCCCTCAATGATTTCACCAGAGGGACTGAAAGACACTGAAGGAACCGTTGGAGCaactagaaaagaaaacattaacaaaacattTTAAGATAAAAATCATAgtaatgtttgatttttgacTCCACCCCTCATAACCCACCAAAGTATAAAGCTGACAGATGGAGACAAGATGGACAGAAGTGGTGGAGACACTGGTCACTTATAGAAGCTATAGTTTGAACATCTCTCCAGTACACACAGAAATCATTTGGAAATCCATGCAGTCATGTTACACTGCATGAGATAAAAACCTCCACTAGATGGAGACATGTTAGAGGAAGACTGTGGAGTAAACTCACACACTGGAGGAGAGGAGAACATCTCATAACCTTTAAGAGCACAGGAAACGGTATCTTCAGAGGAAAAAGAGGTGGAATAGGAAGATGATGTTTCACTCTGAATCTCCTGTCTGTTCTTGAACCAGGTGTATTTGTAATAGTCAGGTAGACGACAGCTGCTGTGACACCTCAGCTCTACTTGGACACAACTAGAATTCCTGCAGGATGATGAACTGTTCACATGGACCTGGAGATCTGGACATgttatgaaaaataaagaaatgttatgttaaatgaacaatttaacaaacacacaagaaactacacacatatacagatttGAACTATTAGATGaatgtatttgtatatttctgAAGCATTTACCTGTGACAGTCAGAGTGACTCCAGGTGAACCAGTATAATGTCCACCAGGTTGGTTTGTTATAAACCTGAACTGGTACTGAGCTGAGTCGCTCTGTCTCAGGTCTGAGATTCTCACCCCACAATCCTTCACATTGTCAGGATAATGGACACGACCTTTGTACTCAGACTCTGTTGTCAGATCTACAGGGTTAATGTCGCTATTAATAAACCAGAATGTTTTCTCAACTGTCCCCTTTGGGTATGTGTAGAAGCAGTTCATTTCGACTGTTGATCCTTTTAAGGCACAGACCTGAGGAGAAGTGTAAGTCACTCCCCATTCATTCAGACCCTGAACAACTGTAAcagaacaaataaagaaacaaatataaGTCAATGGATAAATCAATTCAAAGATCATCATTGTGGTTGTAGAAAAAGGTCAACTGGATGAACCTCAAAAACAGAGACACTTTAATCTATAATCAccgaaaaacaatgcagttgataAAATATACCAGCTATAAACCTTTAATAAATCATCTGACATATTACATTAATGTAGTGTTCAGCTCATAAACACCTGAAGTCTTATTATATTTAACTCTTTATCCTCATATCTGTTTAATCCATCAGATGATCAGTAACACCATAGTTATTATTGTTTGAGTCTGATCTGTTCTTGGTTTGTTTCCTCTGTTCACTCTGTGGTCAGATGGAcggaaagaaaaacagacatgcaGACCACAGAGGCGTTAGAAACTTTTCACAGCagctatgatgaaaaaaaaaaaaagaagtttatttAGTGTGTGACCATCAGACCAATAATaaatgttaacgtgttcttttattaGAAGCTCTAAGGACCagtctggattcagatcggtcTAAAAGTTAgcaaaatttattcagatcacaaataaggtggACACTCAGCGCTGACGACTCAGACAAAATGAGCCCTGAACATTACATGAAATGTACGTTTATTGACCCTATGAGCGGGCTCAcccgtacaaatgggttggtctttaacttagcgttatccaaaaagatcaaacagatgtggggccttaactctacgtaaacttatgccaacaataagtttaccCTTATCAGCTATATctgacaacactatgtgtgtgaatgtgtgagttcaGACGTGCatctagaagaagaacagaacctacttaactcgtgtgcagacagatgtttcctatcttaacaagcttaacctactgataaaatacttaaatacaacacagtactacataactcctggtcacaaagaactcactattaacattattgaaggaaaacagattaaacaaaaaaatcctatgttaaaacaataacgacttaataataaaacaattcatcctaaaacttcaatatctaaagtaaaatatatttcataaACTTAATTTGGTAAAACTACTGCACAGTAAAACACTAGAGTATGGtaagaaataaaacaggaaatcttGTATTTATACAGATGTGAGAAACACAAAAACTGATCTAACATTTTTTACATCACACTATACATCTGATGTTGAAAAGTTTTGTTCTGAAGTACATTTGAGTGATTTATTGATTAGAATACTTTTAGATGGCTTAGGATAATGGTTCTAACCAAACCAGTACATGTTAGAACTCATTAAGTTATGGAAAGCTGCAGATCTCATGTACGAAAAAAAACTGTAGTCAATTACAAACCACAATGATTGACAGATGTTTGCTGTTCACACTGTTTAATATGTaactttcacaataaaaatgattCCGTTCATGTAAATAAAGATCTACAGTACCTGTAACAGAGAGAAGGAAGACGATAAATCCACTTGCTGATGTTAAACTCATCGTTGTTGCTGTTCTCATCTCACTGTCTGACTCTGACTTTAGATGAATTAAAATATGTTAACAGATACATTTTACAAAAGagtcaaaacataaataaataataataataaataataaatacatagttGAACTTACTGAAACGGGTGTTTTCTTGTCCAGATGCCTCTCCTCTGTGGTCACTGAACTGAACGTGAGGCTATTaaacagctttgtttccttcctaTTTTAACATCAATATTTTTACTGAGATACATGAAATAGATAAATAATGCAAAACCTGTTTAGAGCAAAGCTTGAAACATTTTAATATACCTTTTGAATTTGATGAACTCTATTAGTTTCACCTGTCAGTAATAACTCTCTGCCACACACATAGCAACAGCTCTGACAGGAAAGAAAACCTGTTACATCCTGTGTAGATAAAGGCACACTCTGTTATTTCCTGTGATATGATATTTGACAAAGAATACTATACAGGGGGTAAAGATGCTAAAAACCACCAGATAATCATGATGTGTAAAAAGAGATACAGTAGAACTGTGATGGAATACAACCCCAGTTCCAAAAAAGTTGGGTTGtggagcaaaaaaaagaaaaaaaaaaaagaatacatgcATACAAGGAATACATTTTTACACAGAACGTTTACACAGAAAGGACATTATGatcaagaaaaaaacatgaaggATGTGAAAGGgattagttttttatttattttttgggcaaaagtgaccatatttgtacaAAATGGGTGGGGCTATGGGATTGCAAGTATAAGCTACAACTACAATGTAGCTGTCTGTCAAGAAAAGATTTTATTAAATTAACAGAAGCTGCAGACGTCCAACTTTGCaaactgtcaatcacacctgtcaatcaatgcCTTCTGTTTGACTTGTGATCATATTAATGGAGGAAAAGGCTAAAGATGGAACACATTACTTAGAAGAATTATCCTTGTTTATCatgaaatagttttgttaaacAGGATTCACAGGCAGATAATTAACCATAATTTACATGTAAAAAGTCTGTGTAGTCTAAATCTGACATTTGATATAAATCAGGTTATTATCGCCTGATTATTGGAACACAGAGCTTTTAACAGATGTGAAGatgaaacacaatgaacaaaacagcatTTAACTCTTTATTGAGTGGGTTAATGACAGGATGGAGGAACACATGAGCTGATTTTGTACATTAATATGAACATAAATATATGTAAAGCATCAGTGAAGAAGCATGAAAATATAGAAGTGAGCATAAATTATAAAGGTATCCACTAAAGTGAAGAAGAAATCTATGAAGCCTTCATCTGGATCACATTTATAGAAATCATCAGTGAATATGGAGAAACAAAACCTGCCAAACTCAAAGCCTTTATCTCACAGGTAAATACTCtgagtctgataaatgaattatttaCAGGTTTAATCCTTTAGCTTGTAATTTGGTAAACTGTAAAAATGGTTGAACATTGAACAGATATTGTTGTTTCCTTCCTCTGACAAATGCAGACGTCAGAGTATCATCATATCTCTGACATTGTCACATCACACTTTCTTGCTCCTGTGAATCTTCTCTCTTTGCTGCAGTGACTGATTTCAACGCCGACACATTGACGTAGTCAGGATCAGACTGTAACTGATGGACAGAAACAAGAGTAGACTGAATAGAACACATTCAccaaacatcctgaaatgttttGACTAAAAAAACACGTACAAAAAAACCCTGATCTTTTCTCCGGCTGAATTTTAGagttatttctttgtttgtgagTGATTTTGAACATGTAGGAAAAAGGGAAACTAAAGAAATCAAATCaatgaataaagaaaaataaatcaagtaGAAAATAATAAATCAGTCTCTCCACCAGTGTTTTTataccttggggttgggaccgtacttagggttgcctgaaatttctagtaattgattacaaaaaaaaacaaaaa from Sphaeramia orbicularis chromosome 1, fSphaOr1.1, whole genome shotgun sequence includes these protein-coding regions:
- the LOC115417939 gene encoding B-cell receptor CD22-like, whose amino-acid sequence is MNCFYTYPKGTVEKTFWFINSDINPVDLTTESEYKGRVHYPDNVKDCGVRISDLRQSDSAQYQFRFITNQPGGHYTGSPGVTLTVTDLQVHVNSSSSCRNSSCVQVELRCHSSCRLPDYYKYTWFKNRQEIQSETSSSYSTSFSSEDTVSCALKGYEMFSSPPVFAPTVPSVSFSPSGEIIEGSSVTLTCTSDANPPVTKYTWYKRGKNQLQSRGEGQQFVLSFITSSDYGSYSCVAENSLGLKMSEYVYIDVKYKWKSVAAGVTVAILLLIILISVFIFVRRWRALKTSSEPEDRADNSQQCPPNHRHPEEQDNLHYASVNFSQNKEDPVYSNTGPARCPRHKKEPTFTEYSALPFHNNSKKRRDRVKETAEDSAVLYSTVKKPKGPRTSAPK